The following proteins are encoded in a genomic region of Reichenbachiella sp.:
- a CDS encoding RagB/SusD family nutrient uptake outer membrane protein: MKNKIAILGVGAALVAGILAACSDQLEQDVNGVSSIETFYATDDDAQLAIVATYDMLTADNLFDWASPTLIKTLPSDEGTAGGGGSTDQPRYQQLDNYTWDSGNPAVQATWQVNYYGVFRANMIIENLEPENALRERIIGEAKALRAYYYLELVTQFGDIPLVLKGLEPSEFNQARVPKAEIYAQIEADLNDAVAALPHKSEYSDADKFRMSKGTANALLGKVLLYQGRYAEAVAAFDLVTGYSLIDNYADIFTEAQEFGDESLLEASFSSQVPYDWNYPWGTRFENNLHVQLMGARAGSTPELGLIAGWGFNYPSEKLWDAFNDMGDTERRDATMFSEQQYLSYKSTDPNFDGSTWWDYNKFFRLKYGSYDAETNQDPGVAKELNYGTNWRLIRYADVLLLSAEAKLQSGDNAGALADINKVRARAGVAALGSVTLQDIIDERFVELAFEGHRYFDLIRWGEAIANAELGVQVPPTFEGGDPAHFGDNFDFAKHQLFPIPNSDIAAATNMTQNPGY; encoded by the coding sequence ATGAAAAATAAAATAGCAATATTAGGAGTTGGGGCTGCACTTGTAGCTGGTATACTCGCCGCATGTTCTGATCAATTGGAACAAGATGTAAACGGAGTGTCGTCTATTGAGACATTTTACGCTACAGATGATGACGCACAGTTGGCTATCGTAGCAACCTATGATATGCTTACTGCAGACAACTTGTTTGACTGGGCGAGCCCTACTTTAATCAAAACTTTGCCTTCTGATGAAGGTACAGCAGGTGGCGGAGGTAGTACGGATCAGCCGCGTTACCAGCAGTTGGATAACTACACTTGGGATAGCGGTAATCCTGCGGTTCAAGCAACTTGGCAGGTAAACTACTATGGTGTATTTAGAGCCAATATGATTATCGAAAATCTTGAGCCAGAAAATGCATTGAGAGAGAGAATCATTGGTGAAGCTAAAGCACTTAGAGCTTATTATTATCTAGAATTGGTAACTCAGTTTGGAGATATTCCTTTGGTATTAAAAGGATTAGAACCATCAGAGTTTAATCAAGCAAGAGTGCCAAAGGCAGAGATTTATGCTCAAATTGAGGCTGATTTGAATGATGCTGTTGCTGCTTTACCTCACAAAAGTGAATATTCTGATGCAGACAAGTTTAGAATGTCCAAGGGTACGGCGAATGCATTGTTAGGTAAAGTTTTACTTTATCAAGGAAGATATGCTGAAGCAGTTGCTGCATTTGATTTGGTAACTGGGTATTCTTTGATTGATAACTATGCGGATATCTTTACAGAGGCACAGGAGTTTGGAGATGAGTCTTTACTTGAAGCTTCGTTTTCTTCGCAAGTTCCTTACGATTGGAACTATCCATGGGGAACTAGGTTTGAAAACAACTTGCACGTTCAGTTGATGGGAGCAAGAGCGGGTTCTACACCTGAGCTTGGTTTGATTGCTGGATGGGGATTCAACTATCCTTCTGAAAAATTATGGGATGCTTTCAATGATATGGGAGATACAGAGAGAAGAGATGCTACTATGTTCTCCGAGCAGCAGTACCTTAGCTATAAGAGTACTGACCCAAATTTTGATGGAAGTACCTGGTGGGATTACAATAAATTTTTCAGATTAAAGTATGGATCTTACGATGCTGAAACCAATCAGGATCCGGGAGTAGCCAAAGAATTGAACTATGGTACCAACTGGAGATTGATTAGATATGCTGATGTTCTTTTATTGAGTGCAGAAGCTAAACTTCAGAGTGGAGACAATGCTGGAGCTTTGGCCGACATCAATAAGGTGAGAGCTAGAGCAGGCGTAGCTGCTTTGGGTTCTGTGACTTTGCAAGACATCATTGACGAAAGATTTGTGGAGTTGGCTTTCGAAGGACATAGATACTTCGATTTGATCAGATGGGGTGAAGCAATTGCCAATGCAGAATTAGGTGTTCAGGTACCACCAACTTTTGAAGGTGGTGATCCAGCTCACTTTGGCGATAACTTTGACTTTGCTAAGCATCAGTTATTTCCTATTCCTAATTCGGATATAGCTGCGGCTACTAACATGACACAAAACCCTGGTTATTAA
- a CDS encoding TonB-dependent receptor: MHKIKIYSVGLRGLMPMLLMLLTLASFSVQAQNKVVSGKISSATTGETLPGVSVLIKGTATGTVTNLDGDYKISVTSDEDVLVYSFIGMKPQEVTVGGRSTIDVSMVDDVTSLEEIVVVGYGSQKKSVLTAAISSVKAEDLANFSAGSVDQALQGRMAGVEVVPTSGSPGAGYNIKIRGAGSNGSTSPLYIVDGMRVPDINWLDPFEIEGIEVLKDAASAAIYGAEGANGVVYVTTKKGEEGPGKISYDFQFGIQNENTPLEVMNLAQYDEYNAEAGINRRADEQVPSVGTNWKDEIFDTAPQQRHALTFSGGNEDTKYMIGGYFLDQEGIVGGEDASINRYGLRFNISHQVNDWAKISSNYSFAKFERQSIQENTEFGGIVQSGIVMDPAVPVTYDNGIPPWVINHYGEQNYKTDENGNYWGISTLVDGENSNPIGKMAQIHGGFNATVFQGATAVTITPIEGLEITSRLGLISGNYYNHYWQESWFFNDRDTESARVSDTYSDYFNYQWENFASYTKKFGDHNVNILGGTSFFSTENGYMTGNGTTLLNAIPQLAYLDAVPNRIQNTNAQGNRNTNTLNSYFGRVTYNYKEKYLLSATMRADGSSVLSKDNRWGYFPSVSAGWVLSSEDFFSAGPMNFLKLRASWGQNGSLSSVTNAGAGASLATVSAGFIYADATGNFLTGAEPTQLANPNLTWETSEQTDIGLDLGFFEDRLTVSADYFWKTTKDLLVIGSPPAFVGNPAGFVNSGEVSNKGLEIELGYKEQKGDFKYDITMNFTSIKNEATFVDPNKEFEAGADVGIDWNSATAMQEGFPIWYFRGYQTNGIFQNQAEIDAYTAEVTSGYTPAPGDPVIVDTDGDGSITPSDFVQIGSPHPDFSIGTTIKLDYKGFDFKIFAQGSFGNEVIMGFNRTDRIQNNKPDFFYTDRWTGEGSTNSWFRAGVAGQAYTSDMMVFDGSFFKIRQVQLGYNLPSSILDKAGISKLRLYVSLDNFFTFTDYKGFDPEIGGSNNANSLGIDRGSYPVPKTFVTGLTLQF; the protein is encoded by the coding sequence ATGCATAAAATAAAAATATATAGTGTTGGGCTAAGAGGCCTGATGCCCATGTTGCTGATGCTGCTGACACTTGCTTCTTTTAGTGTTCAGGCACAGAACAAGGTGGTTTCTGGAAAAATTTCTTCCGCCACCACAGGAGAAACACTTCCTGGTGTAAGTGTATTAATCAAAGGTACCGCTACTGGTACAGTAACAAACCTCGACGGTGATTATAAAATCTCTGTGACTTCAGATGAAGATGTTTTAGTTTATTCTTTCATCGGTATGAAGCCACAAGAAGTAACCGTGGGAGGTAGATCGACTATCGATGTGAGTATGGTGGATGACGTTACTTCGTTGGAAGAAATTGTAGTTGTTGGATACGGTTCTCAAAAGAAGAGCGTCTTGACAGCTGCCATTTCAAGTGTGAAAGCTGAAGACTTAGCTAACTTCTCTGCAGGATCTGTAGATCAGGCCTTGCAAGGAAGAATGGCAGGTGTGGAAGTAGTTCCTACCTCAGGTTCTCCAGGAGCTGGATACAATATTAAGATTAGAGGTGCTGGATCTAATGGATCTACTTCTCCACTTTATATTGTTGACGGTATGAGAGTTCCAGATATCAATTGGTTGGACCCATTTGAAATCGAAGGTATCGAAGTATTGAAAGATGCGGCCTCTGCGGCAATCTATGGTGCCGAAGGCGCTAACGGTGTAGTGTATGTAACTACAAAGAAAGGTGAAGAAGGACCAGGGAAAATTTCTTATGATTTCCAATTTGGAATTCAAAACGAAAACACTCCACTTGAGGTAATGAATCTTGCGCAATATGATGAGTATAATGCAGAAGCGGGAATCAATAGAAGAGCAGACGAGCAGGTGCCTTCAGTCGGAACCAACTGGAAAGATGAAATCTTCGATACGGCTCCACAGCAAAGGCATGCTTTGACATTCTCAGGAGGTAATGAAGATACTAAGTATATGATCGGTGGATACTTCTTGGATCAAGAAGGTATCGTTGGAGGGGAAGATGCCTCTATCAATAGATATGGATTGAGATTTAATATCAGTCATCAAGTAAATGACTGGGCGAAAATCTCAAGTAATTATTCTTTTGCTAAGTTCGAAAGACAGTCTATTCAAGAGAATACGGAGTTCGGAGGTATTGTACAAAGTGGTATTGTGATGGACCCTGCAGTTCCTGTGACTTATGATAATGGAATTCCACCTTGGGTAATCAATCATTATGGAGAACAAAATTATAAGACTGACGAAAACGGTAACTACTGGGGTATTTCTACATTAGTTGATGGGGAAAACTCTAACCCTATAGGTAAAATGGCACAGATCCATGGTGGATTTAACGCTACTGTATTTCAAGGTGCTACTGCCGTGACAATCACACCGATTGAAGGCTTGGAAATTACCTCAAGATTAGGGTTGATTTCTGGTAATTACTACAATCACTATTGGCAAGAATCATGGTTCTTTAATGATAGAGATACGGAGAGTGCAAGAGTATCTGATACTTATAGTGATTACTTCAACTACCAATGGGAGAATTTCGCTTCTTACACTAAGAAGTTTGGAGATCATAATGTGAATATATTGGGAGGTACTTCTTTCTTTTCTACAGAGAATGGATACATGACTGGAAACGGAACTACCTTGTTGAATGCGATTCCTCAGTTGGCATATTTAGATGCAGTACCAAACCGTATTCAAAACACTAATGCACAAGGTAACAGAAATACAAATACATTAAACTCTTACTTTGGTAGAGTGACTTATAACTATAAGGAGAAATATCTATTATCTGCAACCATGAGAGCGGATGGTTCTTCAGTATTATCTAAAGATAACCGTTGGGGATACTTCCCATCAGTTTCTGCAGGTTGGGTATTGTCTAGTGAAGACTTCTTCTCTGCTGGGCCAATGAACTTCTTGAAATTGAGAGCTTCTTGGGGACAGAATGGTAGTTTGTCTTCTGTAACAAATGCAGGAGCAGGTGCTTCCTTGGCAACAGTTAGTGCAGGATTTATCTATGCTGATGCTACTGGAAACTTCTTAACTGGAGCAGAACCTACACAATTGGCTAACCCTAATTTGACTTGGGAAACTTCAGAACAAACAGATATCGGATTAGACTTAGGTTTCTTCGAAGATCGATTGACAGTGTCTGCTGATTACTTCTGGAAAACAACCAAGGACCTTTTGGTAATTGGTAGTCCTCCTGCATTTGTAGGAAACCCAGCTGGTTTTGTAAATTCAGGTGAGGTAAGTAACAAAGGTCTTGAAATAGAATTGGGCTACAAGGAGCAGAAGGGTGATTTCAAGTATGACATCACTATGAACTTCACTTCAATCAAAAACGAAGCAACGTTTGTTGATCCTAACAAGGAGTTCGAGGCTGGAGCTGACGTAGGTATCGATTGGAACTCTGCTACGGCTATGCAAGAAGGATTTCCCATCTGGTACTTCAGAGGATATCAGACAAATGGTATTTTCCAGAATCAAGCAGAGATTGATGCCTATACAGCTGAAGTAACGAGTGGATATACTCCAGCTCCAGGTGATCCGGTAATTGTGGATACAGATGGCGATGGGTCTATTACTCCAAGCGATTTTGTTCAAATTGGTTCTCCACATCCTGATTTTTCTATCGGTACTACGATCAAATTGGACTACAAAGGCTTTGATTTCAAAATCTTTGCTCAGGGATCATTTGGTAACGAAGTGATTATGGGATTCAACAGAACAGATAGAATTCAAAATAACAAGCCAGATTTCTTCTACACAGACAGATGGACAGGTGAAGGTTCTACCAACAGCTGGTTTAGAGCTGGAGTAGCTGGACAAGCATATACAAGTGATATGATGGTATTTGATGGTTCTTTCTTCAAAATCAGACAGGTTCAGTTGGGGTACAACTTGCCAAGCTCAATTTTGGATAAAGCAGGAATTAGCAAATTAAGACTATACGTTTCATTGGACAACTTCTTCACATTCACAGATTACAAAGGATTTGATCCTGAAATCGGTGGAAGTAACAATGCAAACAGTTTGGGTATTGACAGAGGATCTTATCCTGTGCCAAAGACATTCGTAACTGGTTTAACGCTACAGTTTTAA
- a CDS encoding two-component regulator propeller domain-containing protein: MRIYKLLVWVLVWHSFACLAQNRGSKFISIKQELSQNTVASIVQDHNGFLWIGTRNGLNRYDGVNMITYEYDEFDSTSLSNDYIRLVYEDSDNQLWVGTMGGGICLYDEDLDSFRKFKVKGMPEYLRKASVKTFLEDEFKNLWFGTEKYGLHYYNRTTGEIKSYQKNLDDPFSISANHITGIVKDNVGNLWISTWGGGINLFDPNSQRFIVYKHDKDKPESIASNIIRKLYKTKNGDIWLGTHGGLDKLVYHETGRFMFHHQQLDNELGKTGTRVILSILEDDNNQLWIGTENGGLNVVSLETGNSILYTFDPRREYSLQNNSIWSLYQDNTGIIWVGTFNKGIFKIDRNASKFEHFQHNPHFSNSLSNNAVSCFVEDKLYNVWVGTDGGGLNYWNVKKNTFKSYTTKNKANPISKDAILSLLLDSNENLWIGTWDGGINLKRKGSDKFEKFDLAHPLNESRGFENVFAIHEDKKGRIWFSAFRDGLFAYDPVDRSFIGFNHDPDNPHSISSNYVRALLEDRNGTLWIGTEGGGLNQMFETNGQYSFKRYMVDEKNEKGISSNTVISLMQDDDGIIWVGTFSGLDQLNPKSEEFTKIGKKQGLPNEVIYGIEQDEEKNIWVSSNRGLSKYNTESGEVQNYTKADGLQGMEFFKNSSYTLSSGEMLFGGVDGFNRFKPDQIKKNTYEPPVFFSDFKLYNQSVKVGDNSPLQKNIRKTKKISLNYDQNDFSFEFAALSFSQTSKNEYAYQLVNYDEGWQNVGNRREAYYTNVPPGYYVFKVKGTNNDGIWSSHEAAVEIVISPAWYNTYWAYSLYIVIVTALLVWGIQTIVNRERLQTQLHVEHMELSKMQELDEMKSSFFANISHEFRSPLTLILGPLKAMYENAEFSSIKEQVSMMIRNAESLLNLINQLLELSKLESGKMRLEAVEQDVTKFLKPVIHSFSSFAARKNISYKVTVPKKEIALFFDREKLEKIVVNLLSNAFKYTAEFGHVEFELVESKDKVTLIVKDDGIGIPEDEMEYIFNRYYRVRDAKNKKSKGTGIGLSLTKELVELHRGEIELESKENEGSVFIVHLKKGTDHLNPEDFSNVDSEFKYENQELFKSDQQANAQPLTESLESLEDQEKQPLILVIEDNNDIRGYIKQILEPDYRVIEADNGMDGSELALERIPDLIISDIMMPGLDGFEVCKKVKNDTKTSHIPVILLTAKASNDSALEGFEKGADYYITKPFNPKLLALRVRNVLNIHDHIKNNIVNRKTLNIEPTNVKIASRDEDFIKKAVKIVEDNISNSEFYVDDLGRELGLSRMQLYRKLKGLIGQSANEFVRSIRLKRAAQLIRQNQLTISEITYQVGFNDLQYFRDCFKKQFGVNPSEYASDTEEKTS; the protein is encoded by the coding sequence ATGAGAATATATAAGTTACTAGTCTGGGTGCTTGTTTGGCACAGCTTTGCTTGTTTGGCACAAAATAGAGGAAGCAAATTCATTTCTATAAAACAGGAGTTGTCACAAAACACAGTGGCTTCTATCGTTCAGGATCATAATGGTTTTTTGTGGATAGGTACACGAAATGGGTTGAACCGTTACGACGGAGTCAATATGATCACCTACGAATACGATGAGTTCGACAGTACAAGTCTTAGCAATGACTATATCCGCTTGGTATATGAAGATTCTGATAATCAACTTTGGGTGGGTACCATGGGGGGGGGTATCTGTCTTTATGATGAAGATCTCGATTCTTTCCGAAAGTTTAAAGTCAAAGGCATGCCGGAATATTTGAGGAAGGCTAGTGTCAAAACATTTTTAGAGGATGAATTTAAAAATTTGTGGTTTGGCACAGAAAAGTATGGCCTACACTATTATAATAGGACCACAGGTGAGATAAAATCCTATCAAAAAAATCTGGATGACCCTTTCAGTATTTCAGCCAATCATATTACAGGTATTGTTAAGGATAATGTTGGAAACTTATGGATATCCACCTGGGGAGGAGGAATAAACCTGTTTGACCCAAATAGCCAACGGTTTATTGTATACAAGCATGACAAGGACAAACCGGAGTCGATAGCTTCCAACATTATTAGAAAGTTATATAAGACCAAGAATGGTGATATATGGCTAGGTACTCATGGTGGCTTGGACAAATTGGTTTACCATGAAACCGGAAGATTCATGTTTCACCACCAACAACTGGATAATGAATTAGGAAAGACAGGTACAAGAGTTATACTTTCCATCTTAGAAGACGACAATAATCAGCTTTGGATAGGCACAGAAAATGGGGGGTTGAATGTGGTTAGCCTTGAGACCGGAAATTCCATATTGTACACGTTTGATCCTCGACGAGAGTACTCCTTGCAAAACAACTCGATTTGGAGTCTTTACCAGGATAATACTGGTATAATATGGGTAGGAACGTTTAACAAAGGGATTTTTAAAATAGATAGGAATGCAAGCAAGTTTGAACACTTTCAACATAATCCACATTTTTCTAATTCTTTGAGCAACAATGCAGTGAGCTGTTTTGTGGAAGACAAATTATACAATGTGTGGGTTGGCACCGATGGAGGAGGACTCAATTATTGGAATGTAAAAAAGAACACTTTTAAGTCCTATACCACCAAAAATAAAGCGAATCCCATTTCTAAGGACGCTATCCTTTCTTTACTACTTGATAGCAACGAGAATCTATGGATCGGAACTTGGGATGGAGGAATCAACCTAAAAAGAAAAGGATCGGACAAGTTTGAGAAATTTGATTTGGCGCACCCACTAAATGAGAGTCGAGGGTTCGAAAATGTATTTGCCATACATGAAGACAAGAAGGGAAGGATTTGGTTCAGTGCTTTTAGGGATGGGCTGTTTGCCTACGACCCGGTAGATCGGTCTTTCATTGGTTTTAACCATGACCCTGATAACCCACATAGTATTAGCTCTAACTATGTACGAGCTCTTTTGGAAGATAGAAATGGTACACTTTGGATTGGTACTGAAGGAGGGGGATTGAATCAAATGTTTGAGACGAATGGGCAATACAGTTTCAAACGATATATGGTTGATGAAAAGAATGAAAAGGGAATTTCTAGTAATACAGTGATTTCCTTGATGCAGGATGATGACGGTATAATATGGGTAGGTACTTTCTCGGGGCTGGATCAATTAAACCCCAAATCAGAAGAGTTTACAAAAATTGGAAAGAAGCAAGGGTTGCCAAACGAGGTGATCTATGGGATAGAGCAGGACGAAGAAAAGAACATTTGGGTGAGTTCAAATAGAGGACTTTCGAAATACAATACGGAATCCGGCGAAGTTCAGAACTATACCAAAGCGGATGGATTGCAAGGCATGGAGTTTTTTAAAAATTCAAGTTATACACTAAGCTCTGGTGAAATGTTATTCGGAGGTGTAGACGGCTTCAATCGATTCAAACCAGACCAAATCAAAAAGAATACCTATGAGCCTCCGGTATTTTTTAGTGATTTTAAACTATACAATCAATCTGTGAAAGTGGGTGATAACTCTCCTCTTCAAAAGAATATCAGGAAGACTAAAAAGATCAGTCTGAATTATGACCAAAACGATTTCAGTTTTGAATTTGCCGCACTTAGTTTTTCTCAGACATCCAAAAATGAATATGCCTACCAATTGGTCAATTATGATGAGGGATGGCAAAATGTGGGAAATAGGAGAGAAGCCTATTATACTAATGTGCCTCCCGGGTATTATGTCTTTAAAGTTAAAGGCACCAACAACGACGGTATATGGAGCAGTCATGAAGCCGCTGTTGAAATTGTTATTTCTCCAGCTTGGTACAATACTTACTGGGCGTACTCCTTATATATAGTCATTGTTACCGCGTTATTGGTATGGGGGATTCAGACTATTGTCAATCGTGAAAGATTGCAAACTCAGTTGCATGTGGAGCACATGGAGCTTTCTAAAATGCAGGAGCTAGACGAAATGAAGTCGAGTTTCTTTGCCAATATCTCTCACGAATTTCGTTCACCACTCACGCTTATTTTGGGGCCACTGAAAGCCATGTATGAAAATGCAGAGTTCAGTAGTATCAAAGAGCAGGTAAGTATGATGATTAGAAATGCTGAGAGTTTACTCAATTTGATTAATCAATTACTCGAATTATCGAAACTCGAATCCGGCAAAATGCGACTGGAAGCAGTAGAGCAAGACGTGACCAAATTTCTAAAGCCTGTGATCCATTCTTTTTCATCCTTTGCGGCAAGAAAGAATATCAGCTATAAAGTGACTGTACCTAAGAAGGAAATCGCATTATTTTTCGATCGAGAGAAATTAGAAAAAATTGTAGTCAACTTATTGTCAAATGCATTTAAATATACTGCTGAATTTGGACATGTAGAGTTTGAGTTGGTGGAGTCTAAAGACAAAGTGACCCTAATAGTAAAAGACGATGGGATTGGAATTCCTGAAGATGAGATGGAATATATTTTCAATCGATACTATAGAGTAAGAGACGCTAAGAACAAAAAAAGCAAAGGAACTGGTATTGGCCTTTCTTTGACTAAGGAACTGGTAGAGCTACACAGAGGAGAAATTGAACTGGAAAGTAAAGAGAACGAAGGTTCGGTATTTATCGTCCATCTCAAAAAAGGAACAGATCATTTGAATCCAGAGGACTTTTCTAATGTGGATAGTGAATTCAAATACGAAAATCAGGAGCTTTTCAAGTCGGATCAACAGGCCAATGCACAGCCATTGACTGAAAGCCTGGAAAGTTTAGAGGATCAAGAAAAGCAGCCATTGATATTAGTTATCGAAGATAACAATGATATCCGAGGGTATATCAAGCAAATATTGGAGCCCGATTACCGGGTCATTGAAGCTGACAATGGTATGGATGGTTCTGAGTTGGCATTAGAGCGTATTCCTGATTTGATCATTTCAGATATTATGATGCCTGGTTTGGACGGTTTCGAGGTTTGTAAAAAAGTAAAAAACGACACCAAGACCAGTCATATTCCTGTGATTTTACTTACTGCCAAAGCCTCTAATGATAGCGCACTGGAAGGATTTGAAAAAGGCGCAGATTATTATATCACCAAACCATTCAATCCTAAGCTATTGGCTCTCCGTGTGAGAAATGTGCTTAATATTCATGACCATATCAAAAACAATATTGTCAATAGGAAAACACTCAACATAGAGCCGACCAATGTTAAGATTGCTTCCCGCGATGAAGACTTTATTAAAAAGGCTGTAAAGATCGTAGAGGACAATATATCCAACTCAGAATTTTATGTAGACGACCTCGGTCGGGAACTAGGACTAAGCCGAATGCAGTTATATAGAAAGCTGAAAGGTTTGATTGGTCAGTCTGCCAATGAGTTTGTTAGGTCTATAAGATTAAAAAGAGCAGCACAGCTTATTCGTCAGAATCAACTGACTATATCGGAGATCACCTATCAGGTAGGGTTTAATGACCTACAGTATTTCAGGGATTGCTTCAAAAAACAGTTCGGGGTAAATCCTTCGGAATACGCAAGCGACACCGAAGAAAAAACATCATAA
- a CDS encoding glycoside hydrolase family 3 N-terminal domain-containing protein — MKLIQYKKYIAAILALGIIYACKPTKETSSQKDSQVLELMSKMSVEQKVGQMTQITLGKFHEDGELKIDLLREAIIDKNVGSILNTNGSPLTVTQWHELLTAIQDIATKETELKIPILYGIDAIHGTSYTKGSTLFPHNIGMAAARNADLVAESAKITGMEVRASGIRWNFDPTLGIGRQPLWSRFEETFGEDVYLTSTLGGSAIKAYEEDGLKNITAVASCMKHFIGYSTPQSGKDRTPAYIPDIQLREYYLPPFEAAVANGTSTVMINSGEVNGVPVHASKYYLQDILRGELGFEGLAVSDWEDIIRLHIRHQVAATPKEAVKLAVNAGVDMSMVPLDYSFYNYLIELVNEGEVSQERLDEAVYRILKLKFDLGLFDNSYPEEAAIANFGKAEYAEVALNAALESITLLKNEDNILPLSKNAKVLLTGPGANNIGALHGSWSYTWQGDAEAAYNEGTLTLKDAMIEKIGVSNVITNAVADYNDATNTNATFVKNNASKADVIVLAIGEKAYAESPGGIDDLTLDENQLQLVEAAVTTGKPVVLLLAQGRPRVISSIEPGVKGVLNLYRPASQGAIATMEILFGDYNPNGRLPFTYPKNTGDIVLYDRKHSENYKESEPDTYGLGGFSPQWAFGHGLSYTTFSYSDLKLDQNTINTNGTINATVTVSNTGDKDGKVAVELYVTDLYASVTPGEKRLKKFKKVEIKSGTSTQVDFQLAVADLSFINQNSERVTEEGEFTLMIGDQQENFFYKK; from the coding sequence ATGAAGCTTATTCAATATAAAAAATATATCGCTGCTATTCTAGCACTTGGCATTATTTACGCTTGCAAGCCAACTAAAGAAACAAGCAGCCAAAAAGACTCTCAAGTCCTGGAGCTCATGAGCAAGATGTCTGTCGAGCAGAAAGTCGGGCAAATGACTCAGATCACGCTTGGTAAATTTCATGAAGATGGTGAGTTGAAAATAGACCTACTGAGAGAAGCCATTATCGATAAAAACGTAGGATCGATTTTGAATACAAATGGCAGCCCATTGACAGTTACACAATGGCACGAACTCCTGACTGCGATCCAAGACATCGCAACAAAAGAAACAGAACTGAAGATTCCTATCCTTTATGGGATTGACGCCATCCATGGTACCTCCTATACGAAAGGCTCTACGCTATTCCCTCATAATATCGGTATGGCTGCTGCTAGAAATGCTGATTTGGTAGCCGAATCTGCCAAAATCACAGGAATGGAAGTTCGAGCTTCAGGTATCCGCTGGAACTTTGACCCTACGTTGGGTATTGGTCGTCAGCCTTTGTGGTCAAGATTTGAGGAGACTTTTGGCGAAGATGTATATCTGACTTCAACACTTGGCGGATCAGCCATCAAAGCCTACGAAGAAGACGGATTGAAAAACATTACGGCGGTAGCCAGCTGTATGAAGCACTTTATTGGCTACTCCACCCCACAAAGTGGTAAAGACCGAACACCAGCTTACATCCCAGATATTCAGTTGAGAGAATATTACTTACCTCCATTCGAGGCAGCTGTAGCCAATGGTACTTCCACTGTGATGATCAACTCCGGAGAAGTGAACGGCGTACCAGTGCATGCCAGCAAATATTACCTCCAAGACATTTTAAGAGGAGAACTTGGTTTCGAAGGACTGGCTGTATCTGACTGGGAAGACATTATCCGATTGCATATTCGTCATCAAGTGGCTGCGACACCAAAAGAAGCCGTGAAACTAGCCGTGAATGCCGGTGTAGACATGAGCATGGTGCCATTGGATTACTCGTTTTACAACTATCTGATAGAGTTAGTAAACGAAGGTGAAGTAAGCCAAGAGCGACTGGATGAGGCCGTATACAGAATCTTGAAACTCAAATTCGACCTTGGGCTATTCGACAATTCCTATCCTGAAGAAGCGGCCATTGCCAACTTTGGTAAAGCGGAATATGCAGAAGTCGCATTGAATGCTGCCCTGGAATCAATCACACTGCTCAAAAACGAAGACAACATTTTGCCTTTGAGCAAAAACGCTAAAGTACTACTAACTGGACCTGGCGCGAACAATATAGGTGCGCTACACGGCTCATGGTCATATACTTGGCAAGGAGATGCAGAAGCAGCTTACAATGAAGGCACCCTCACGTTGAAGGATGCGATGATCGAAAAAATTGGAGTGAGCAACGTCATCACCAATGCAGTGGCCGATTACAACGATGCGACCAACACCAATGCCACTTTCGTGAAAAATAATGCTTCGAAAGCTGATGTGATTGTATTGGCCATAGGCGAAAAAGCTTATGCGGAGTCTCCGGGAGGCATCGATGATTTAACCCTGGACGAGAATCAGCTACAGCTTGTAGAAGCAGCCGTAACTACCGGCAAACCTGTCGTATTACTATTGGCACAAGGTCGCCCTCGCGTGATTTCATCCATTGAGCCAGGCGTAAAGGGTGTATTGAACCTCTATAGACCTGCCAGCCAAGGTGCTATAGCTACTATGGAGATCTTGTTTGGTGATTACAATCCAAATGGTCGTTTGCCATTTACCTATCCAAAAAATACAGGTGATATCGTGCTTTACGATCGCAAGCACTCTGAGAACTACAAAGAATCTGAACCAGATACTTATGGTTTGGGTGGGTTCTCACCACAGTGGGCTTTTGGTCATGGCTTGAGTTATACCACATTTAGCTACAGCGATTTGAAGCTAGATCAAAATACAATCAATACCAATGGAACGATCAACGCTACTGTGACTGTAAGCAACACAGGAGATAAAGATGGCAAGGTTGCAGTAGAACTATATGTAACCGATCTATATGCTTCTGTAACTCCAGGAGAGAAAAGATTAAAGAAATTTAAGAAGGTAGAGATCAAGTCAGGGACTTCTACACAAGTAGATTTTCAACTAGCTGTGGCTGATCTATCATTCATCAATCAGAATAGCGAGAGAGTGACTGAAGAAGGTGAATTCACCTTGATGATCGGAGATCAGCAAGAAAATTTCTTTTATAAGAAATAA